From a single Oceanobacillus kimchii X50 genomic region:
- a CDS encoding SGNH/GDSL hydrolase family protein: MKNKKKIMIYSGLVALVLLIIIGFIYQSQDPFKHLSSDQIEKETALQKQVDQNKSNNQQDNTNDETANENAEAEETSGNSFPKVINEAVQGTMNFLSTDETQIVAVGDSLTQGVGDETEQGGYVGILDRTINSTGYSAEFDNFGKRGNRTDQLLERLRNEQNLIDAIQESDIALVTIGANDIMQVVKENITSLDINDFQVEQVHYEQRLQDIFTEIREINPDSYIYLVGIYNPFKNYFEDIQELDMIVSDWNDTGISITDEYENSTFIPIEDLFNDTNNINLYADDNFHPNYEGYYRIAERVLNYMSIR, from the coding sequence ATGAAAAACAAGAAAAAGATTATGATCTACAGCGGATTGGTTGCGTTAGTACTTCTTATTATAATTGGATTTATCTACCAATCTCAAGATCCATTTAAGCATCTTTCCTCCGACCAAATAGAGAAAGAAACAGCACTACAAAAACAAGTAGATCAAAATAAATCAAACAATCAACAAGACAATACGAATGACGAAACAGCTAATGAGAATGCAGAAGCCGAAGAAACATCAGGAAATTCCTTCCCCAAAGTTATCAATGAAGCTGTTCAGGGAACGATGAACTTCTTATCTACAGATGAAACACAAATCGTTGCTGTTGGTGATTCATTAACTCAGGGTGTTGGTGATGAAACCGAGCAAGGCGGTTATGTTGGCATTCTTGATAGAACAATAAATAGTACTGGATATAGTGCTGAATTTGATAACTTCGGAAAACGAGGTAACCGAACAGATCAACTGCTAGAAAGATTACGAAATGAACAAAATTTGATTGATGCCATTCAAGAATCAGATATTGCTTTAGTAACTATTGGTGCAAACGACATTATGCAAGTGGTTAAGGAAAATATCACAAGCTTAGATATTAATGATTTTCAAGTAGAACAAGTTCATTATGAGCAAAGGCTCCAAGATATTTTCACTGAAATCCGGGAAATTAATCCCGATTCTTATATTTATTTAGTAGGGATTTATAATCCTTTTAAAAATTACTTTGAAGACATCCAAGAGCTTGATATGATCGTTAGTGACTGGAATGATACTGGAATCAGCATTACAGACGAATATGAAAATAGTACTTTTATACCAATTGAAGATTTATTTAATGATACAAATAATATTAACCTATATGCCGACGACAATTTCCACCCGAACTACGAAGGGTATTATAGAATTGCTGAACGAGTATTAAATTATATGTCAATTAGATAA
- a CDS encoding YpmS family protein: MRERLRRLKKINKWKKLFIGLFTLNILLIIIVLSLIFWPVSNNEYPSSNDINEQESSEFIIRTTKQNLNSLVNAYIEKLLEGTNHHYRIALEEDVHLMGELPVFSSTVPLSVRLEPLVQPNGDLILKQKSISVGLLELPNKKIMEYMGRYLPMPEWVTINPEEQEIYVAVTDMDIQGNFHVSVENIDLEANNIALKLNVPYETLGIQQLNSESLRGLYEED; the protein is encoded by the coding sequence ATGAGAGAACGATTAAGAAGACTAAAAAAGATAAACAAGTGGAAAAAACTTTTCATAGGGTTATTTACCTTAAATATACTTTTGATAATTATCGTTCTTTCCCTCATCTTTTGGCCTGTATCGAATAATGAATACCCATCCTCAAATGATATAAATGAACAAGAAAGTTCCGAGTTTATTATTCGTACAACAAAACAAAATTTAAATAGTTTAGTAAATGCATATATCGAAAAATTACTTGAAGGGACAAATCATCATTATCGAATAGCACTTGAAGAAGATGTACATTTAATGGGAGAATTACCTGTATTCTCTTCCACGGTTCCTTTATCAGTTAGACTTGAACCACTAGTCCAACCGAACGGAGATCTGATACTCAAACAAAAATCAATATCTGTAGGTTTATTAGAGCTTCCGAACAAAAAAATTATGGAATATATGGGAAGATACTTACCAATGCCAGAATGGGTTACGATTAACCCAGAAGAGCAAGAAATCTATGTTGCAGTTACGGATATGGATATACAAGGAAACTTTCATGTATCTGTAGAAAACATTGATTTAGAGGCTAATAATATAGCACTTAAATTGAATGTGCCGTATGAAACACTTGGTATTCAACAACTAAACTCAGAATCATTACGAGGGCTTTATGAGGAAGACTAA